From Acidobacteriota bacterium, a single genomic window includes:
- a CDS encoding peptidylprolyl isomerase, with the protein MTRHAVRVAPALAAWLLLAACGQGAPGAGAVAPAPADSNAAAAAPAPAVPPGTKPATTGKSVPAAEDPAEHLTPPIATVNGETIYRSTYDQILTALRDQVRDGDPESVEKYVGARQIALDKAIDEELLYQEAVRTGYEPKGAEIDAIYAQKCDATGSESKYLATQRSRGLSKAEVRHAYAKTLALERYVKAEIEAKFTVSDDETRAFYDHHPELFTPDRWLRIGQIFVNAPLGKPQKERLAAQVKLTQGYDRIREGRSFESVARDISEDRTGPGGGMVGWVRRGGLPEALDRAVFALKPGEMTGIVESESGYHVVKVYEERGGRLETYDKVRDAAREKLRLKRRGDAIASVLSRLRTTAKIEGLQIPAEADEPR; encoded by the coding sequence ATGACTCGACACGCCGTCCGCGTCGCGCCCGCGCTCGCCGCGTGGCTCCTTCTCGCCGCCTGCGGGCAGGGAGCCCCCGGCGCCGGAGCCGTCGCCCCCGCTCCCGCCGACTCGAACGCCGCCGCGGCCGCGCCGGCCCCCGCGGTGCCGCCCGGGACGAAGCCCGCGACGACGGGGAAATCGGTTCCGGCCGCGGAGGACCCCGCCGAGCACCTCACCCCGCCGATCGCGACGGTCAACGGCGAGACGATCTACCGGTCGACCTACGATCAGATCCTCACCGCGCTGCGGGATCAGGTTCGCGACGGCGACCCCGAGTCGGTCGAGAAGTACGTCGGGGCGCGCCAGATTGCGCTCGACAAGGCCATCGACGAGGAGCTCCTCTACCAGGAGGCGGTGCGGACGGGGTACGAGCCCAAGGGCGCCGAGATCGACGCCATCTACGCGCAGAAGTGCGACGCCACGGGCTCCGAGTCGAAGTATCTCGCGACGCAGCGGAGCCGCGGCCTCTCGAAGGCCGAGGTGAGGCACGCCTACGCCAAGACCCTGGCGCTCGAAAGGTACGTCAAGGCGGAGATCGAGGCGAAGTTCACCGTCTCGGACGACGAGACGCGCGCCTTCTACGACCACCATCCCGAGCTCTTCACCCCGGATCGCTGGCTCCGCATCGGGCAGATCTTCGTGAACGCGCCGCTCGGCAAGCCCCAGAAGGAGCGTCTCGCGGCGCAGGTCAAGCTGACGCAGGGGTACGACAGGATTCGCGAGGGGAGATCGTTCGAGTCGGTCGCGCGCGACATCTCCGAGGATCGGACGGGCCCGGGCGGCGGGATGGTGGGCTGGGTCCGGCGGGGAGGGCTCCCGGAGGCTCTCGATCGCGCGGTCTTCGCCCTCAAGCCCGGGGAGATGACCGGCATCGTCGAGAGCGAGAGCGGCTACCACGTCGTGAAGGTCTACGAGGAACGAGGTGGGCGCCTCGAGACGTACGACAAGGTCAGGGACGCCGCCCGCGAAAAACTCCGTCTCAAGAGGCGGGGCGACGCGATCGCGTCCGTCCTTTCCCGCCTGAGGACCACCGCGAAGATCGAGGGCCTGCAGATCCCGGCGGAAGCGGACGAGCCGCGTTGA
- a CDS encoding glycosyltransferase family 39 protein translates to MASTLASPRARALLVFTLAIVVRLGYGAAIADTGCLAINADPISDMDTFHRWALRIVDGDWLGRQDFHPYHPWQRAIAPEATWLGWYGPKVFHQDPLYPYFVALVYALAPREPLSVVLLQFLLGAVTAAGVYLLARRLAPERAALLAGGLAAIYGPFLYYESLLLRDTLLVTLTVVFLIAVEAARRAGGPARWGIAGALAGAIYLTKPNVLIFLPCLAAWIFLSRELKRPAPAVGALACGFLLALAPAIARNVAVGAPALRTTTRGPIEFINGNNPYHIGIGWFDGDDARVTGYAREVLSRTGGGLAGTMGTVLSTWRGRYSELIALQFRKLAYFLAPFEMPNNASYAYFRINSPLLRAGLPTFYAVSPLAALGLVVSFGSWRRFMPHYLFLAAGIAGTVAFYVIARFRIPYVPLMLVFAGLGIDRLLADAASGRPRRLVAAGALVLALLALNTATNYPDLDLVRPQDYVIASRAYAARGEGGRAASELDRGVAVFPEFAPLRVFAGRLREEQGDRAGALRNFEAALILEPGSVESREAVQRLAPSEPAVP, encoded by the coding sequence TTGGCCTCGACTCTCGCCTCCCCGCGCGCGCGGGCGCTCCTCGTCTTCACTCTGGCGATCGTCGTGCGCCTCGGGTATGGGGCGGCCATCGCCGACACCGGGTGCCTGGCGATCAACGCCGATCCGATCTCCGACATGGACACGTTCCACCGCTGGGCGCTGCGGATCGTCGACGGCGACTGGCTCGGCCGCCAAGACTTCCATCCGTATCACCCGTGGCAGCGCGCGATCGCGCCGGAGGCGACGTGGCTCGGCTGGTACGGTCCGAAGGTCTTCCACCAGGATCCCCTCTATCCCTACTTCGTGGCGCTCGTCTACGCGCTGGCGCCGCGCGAGCCCCTCTCCGTCGTCCTGCTCCAGTTCCTTCTCGGGGCCGTGACCGCCGCCGGCGTGTACCTGCTCGCGCGCCGCCTCGCCCCGGAGCGGGCGGCGCTCCTGGCGGGGGGGCTCGCGGCGATCTACGGCCCGTTTCTCTACTACGAGTCGCTCCTTCTCAGGGACACCCTCCTCGTCACGCTCACCGTCGTCTTCCTGATCGCGGTCGAGGCGGCGCGCCGCGCGGGGGGCCCGGCGCGCTGGGGGATCGCCGGTGCGCTGGCGGGAGCGATCTACCTGACGAAGCCGAACGTGCTGATCTTCCTCCCGTGCCTGGCCGCGTGGATCTTCCTCTCGCGCGAGTTGAAGCGCCCCGCGCCCGCGGTCGGCGCGCTCGCGTGCGGATTCCTGCTGGCCCTCGCCCCCGCCATCGCCCGGAACGTCGCCGTGGGCGCCCCCGCGCTGCGGACGACGACGCGCGGGCCGATCGAGTTCATCAACGGCAACAACCCGTACCACATCGGCATCGGCTGGTTCGACGGCGACGACGCGCGCGTCACCGGCTACGCCCGCGAGGTGCTCTCGAGGACCGGTGGCGGGCTCGCCGGCACGATGGGCACGGTCCTCTCGACGTGGCGCGGGCGCTACTCCGAGCTGATCGCCCTGCAGTTCCGAAAGCTCGCGTACTTCCTCGCCCCCTTCGAGATGCCGAACAACGCGTCGTACGCCTACTTCCGGATCAACTCGCCCCTCCTCCGGGCCGGCCTCCCGACCTTCTACGCGGTCTCGCCCCTGGCGGCTCTCGGCCTGGTGGTGTCCTTCGGATCCTGGCGCCGCTTCATGCCGCACTACCTCTTCCTCGCGGCGGGGATCGCCGGGACGGTGGCGTTCTACGTGATCGCGCGCTTCCGCATCCCGTACGTTCCGCTCATGCTGGTCTTCGCGGGGCTGGGGATCGATCGGCTGCTGGCGGACGCGGCGTCGGGGCGCCCCCGCCGCCTCGTCGCGGCCGGCGCCCTCGTCCTCGCCCTCCTCGCGCTCAACACGGCGACGAACTATCCCGATCTCGATCTGGTCCGGCCGCAGGACTACGTCATCGCGTCGCGGGCGTACGCCGCGCGAGGGGAGGGAGGGAGGGCCGCATCGGAGCTCGATCGGGGCGTGGCCGTCTTTCCGGAGTTCGCCCCCCTGCGCGTTTTCGCCGGCCGGCTTCGTGAGGAGCAGGGGGATCGTGCCGGCGCCCTCAGGAATTTCGAGGCGGCCCTGATCCTGGAGCCAGGGTCGGTCGAGTCGAGAGAGGCCGTCCAGCGGCTCGCGCCCTCCGAACCGGCCGTTCCTTGA
- a CDS encoding peptidylprolyl isomerase, producing the protein MTRALAAVAACAALLAAVPAAADQGAVDVGAIARVEPTILVARLTYDLDEGIVMQLTLKNPSNVAVTVPEACFEGSAVSILPVGEGKAVRYSGAIGDGKALMLPPRTERRFDLEVSRRAKIRKAGRFRIAWTCGEWETSHYDFFIAPPYDRERDRIAVVTTDLGTLEMVLMPEQAPVHVRNFVDLARGGFYDGLPFYRVMPGVEADTGDATGTGNGGWQNQLAPEIDESIRPGRGLVGAVRRETTLTSATMFFILLDVQPAYKGLHTFFAYVRAGQEVLDALSALEVDGVGGAATFRPRKAISIRHIEIKGP; encoded by the coding sequence GTGACGCGCGCTCTTGCGGCCGTCGCGGCGTGCGCGGCCCTGCTCGCGGCGGTCCCGGCCGCGGCGGATCAGGGCGCGGTGGACGTCGGGGCGATCGCGCGCGTCGAGCCGACGATCCTCGTGGCGCGCCTCACCTACGATCTCGACGAGGGGATCGTGATGCAGCTCACGCTGAAGAACCCCTCGAACGTCGCGGTGACGGTCCCCGAGGCGTGCTTCGAGGGGAGCGCCGTGTCGATCCTCCCGGTCGGCGAGGGAAAGGCCGTGCGCTACTCGGGAGCGATCGGCGACGGGAAGGCCCTGATGCTCCCCCCGCGGACCGAGCGCCGTTTCGATCTCGAGGTCAGCCGGCGGGCGAAGATCCGGAAAGCGGGAAGGTTTCGCATCGCCTGGACGTGCGGCGAGTGGGAGACGTCGCACTACGACTTCTTCATCGCCCCACCGTACGACAGGGAGCGGGATCGGATCGCCGTCGTGACGACCGATCTCGGGACGCTCGAGATGGTCCTCATGCCGGAGCAGGCGCCCGTTCACGTCAGGAACTTCGTGGACCTGGCGCGCGGCGGTTTCTACGACGGGCTGCCGTTCTACCGCGTGATGCCCGGCGTCGAGGCCGACACCGGCGATGCGACCGGGACGGGGAACGGCGGGTGGCAGAACCAGCTCGCCCCCGAAATCGACGAGTCGATCCGGCCGGGGCGGGGGCTGGTCGGGGCGGTGCGCCGCGAGACCACGCTGACGAGCGCGACGATGTTCTTCATCCTCCTCGACGTCCAGCCGGCGTACAAGGGGCTTCACACCTTCTTCGCGTACGTCCGCGCCGGCCAGGAGGTGCTCGACGCCCTGAGCGCCCTCGAGGTCGACGGCGTCGGCGGCGCCGCCACCTTCCGCCCGCGCAAGGCGATCTCCATCCGCCACATCGAGATCAAGGGGCCCTGA
- a CDS encoding DUF4340 domain-containing protein, with amino-acid sequence MRFRNTFLAAAVLAALASWIYFYEYRGEEGRQKEEAAKKKLLEFDPNGVAGLELVRQDGAIRIAKEAGGWRLTSPVLARADEEEVQGLLSTLSWLETDRTLKASADDLGAYKLAPPALKIVVKRVDGRPDVTLLVGDKAAVGSAYYARRGESGDVVTTSTSIDRLLQATPDKLRYKKVVGIDSWKIARFKISRGGATVAFAKTGEEWRLESPIAFPADRAKVSNLLFDASAIAAEGFEPEGTTAEAAGLAHPGTTLSLTDRDGKAIEVAFSAKDPNGLVRAKRADLPEVFRVKGETVDKLSVVVADYRDVRIAPVDRYQLTEIRATTPEGQTALVKDGEAVWHSGGAAGPAVPSKAVDDFLTALDAARAGGFIDPPDASGRTVGTPALTLKLKAKDVAAPVELTVGAIAPGKVLVASSATAAIYQLDGSLAGNLVGSVSALRAPPPEAASAAGAKPAAPAAAPKPGGSR; translated from the coding sequence GTGAGGTTCCGGAACACGTTCCTCGCCGCCGCCGTCCTGGCGGCGCTCGCCTCGTGGATCTACTTCTACGAGTACCGCGGGGAGGAGGGGCGCCAGAAGGAGGAGGCGGCGAAGAAGAAGCTCCTCGAGTTCGATCCCAACGGCGTGGCGGGTCTGGAGCTCGTCCGGCAGGACGGCGCGATCCGCATCGCGAAGGAGGCGGGCGGGTGGCGCCTGACGTCGCCGGTCCTGGCGCGCGCCGACGAGGAGGAGGTCCAGGGGCTGCTGTCGACGCTCTCGTGGCTCGAGACCGACCGGACCCTCAAGGCCTCGGCGGACGACCTCGGCGCCTACAAGCTCGCGCCGCCCGCGCTGAAGATCGTGGTGAAGAGGGTGGACGGTCGGCCCGACGTCACGCTCCTGGTGGGCGACAAGGCGGCGGTCGGATCCGCGTATTACGCCCGCCGCGGCGAGTCGGGCGACGTCGTCACGACGTCCACGTCCATCGACAGGCTTCTCCAGGCGACGCCGGACAAGCTCAGGTACAAGAAGGTCGTCGGGATCGATTCGTGGAAGATCGCGCGCTTCAAGATCTCCCGCGGCGGCGCGACCGTGGCCTTCGCGAAGACGGGCGAGGAGTGGCGCCTCGAGTCGCCGATCGCGTTTCCGGCGGATCGGGCCAAGGTCAGCAACCTTCTCTTCGACGCCTCCGCGATCGCCGCGGAGGGGTTCGAGCCCGAGGGGACCACGGCCGAGGCCGCGGGGCTCGCGCACCCCGGGACGACGCTGAGCCTGACGGATCGGGACGGGAAGGCGATCGAGGTCGCCTTCTCGGCGAAGGATCCCAACGGGCTCGTGCGCGCGAAGCGGGCCGATCTCCCCGAGGTCTTCAGGGTGAAGGGCGAGACGGTGGACAAGCTGTCGGTCGTCGTCGCGGACTATCGCGACGTGAGGATCGCCCCGGTCGATCGGTACCAGCTCACCGAAATCCGGGCGACGACCCCCGAAGGGCAGACGGCTCTCGTGAAGGACGGCGAGGCCGTGTGGCACTCGGGAGGGGCCGCGGGGCCCGCGGTCCCTTCGAAGGCGGTCGACGATTTCCTGACCGCGCTCGACGCGGCCCGCGCCGGAGGCTTCATCGATCCTCCGGACGCGTCCGGCCGGACCGTGGGGACGCCCGCGCTGACGCTGAAGCTCAAGGCGAAGGATGTCGCCGCGCCGGTCGAGCTGACGGTCGGCGCGATCGCCCCCGGCAAGGTCCTCGTCGCTTCGAGCGCGACGGCGGCGATCTACCAGCTCGACGGATCCCTCGCGGGAAACCTCGTGGGGAGCGTGTCGGCCCTGCGGGCGCCGCCCCCCGAGGCGGCGTCGGCGGCCGGCGCGAAGCCCGCCGCCCCGGCGGCGGCCCCGAAGCCGGGGGGATCCCGGTGA
- a CDS encoding GldG family protein, translating to MNSLKAFSGPLGVVLLLAGGGFTTFAPEQRLAGFVLMAVGGVLAITAVALNLEDLANILKGRAVRYGANAAFYSLVVLLIVGAVNFLAAQHHKRFDLTAEGAHTLSPQTVKILKSLQKDVELVAFFTETNEQRRKLEDLADEYKYQTDHLKVRMVDPIKSPSEARKYQISQDGTLVVLADTGEARTTNVSEEDLTNAIIKSSRKDKKQICFTTGHGEDATADAKQGGYSLVADALRKENYDLKDVLLLQTPAVPAECSAVVVAGPTTALLPPEVDSITKYLDAGGRVFALKRDPSKETGLAPLLEKYGLKQNSDVVVDRLSRAIVGDETVPIAADYDDHPVTKELRDSRVVSIFPVASSIEKTQPTEPGITSQIIARTGADAWGETGDRIEFDPKVDHPGPAGLVAVASGKTAGAEAKDPNAPADPNAAPPAPPGKEKRLVVIGDSDFASNTYLHLSANKDLFLNSVAWLTEESDLISIRSKEKSPQPITLTASRQNLLSLMTYVSPLLVVICGVVIWQRRKKL from the coding sequence GTGAATTCACTCAAGGCCTTCTCCGGCCCGCTGGGCGTGGTCCTGCTCCTGGCCGGGGGCGGGTTCACCACCTTCGCCCCCGAGCAGCGGCTCGCGGGCTTCGTGCTCATGGCGGTCGGCGGCGTGCTGGCCATCACCGCGGTCGCGCTGAACCTCGAGGACCTCGCCAACATCCTGAAGGGGCGCGCCGTCCGCTACGGCGCGAACGCCGCCTTCTACTCGCTCGTCGTCCTGCTCATCGTCGGCGCGGTCAACTTTCTCGCGGCGCAGCACCACAAGAGGTTCGATCTGACGGCGGAAGGGGCGCACACCCTCTCGCCGCAGACCGTGAAGATCCTCAAGTCGCTCCAGAAGGACGTGGAGCTGGTCGCCTTCTTCACCGAGACCAACGAGCAGCGGCGCAAGCTCGAGGACCTGGCCGACGAGTACAAGTACCAGACGGACCACCTCAAGGTCCGGATGGTCGACCCGATCAAGTCCCCGTCGGAGGCGAGGAAGTACCAGATCTCGCAGGACGGGACGCTCGTCGTCCTCGCCGACACCGGCGAGGCGCGCACGACCAACGTCTCCGAGGAAGATCTGACCAACGCGATCATCAAGTCGAGCCGGAAGGACAAGAAGCAGATCTGCTTCACGACCGGGCACGGGGAGGACGCAACAGCCGACGCCAAGCAGGGAGGCTACTCGCTCGTCGCCGACGCGCTCCGCAAGGAGAACTACGACCTCAAGGATGTCCTGCTCCTCCAGACCCCGGCCGTCCCCGCCGAATGCAGCGCGGTGGTCGTGGCGGGGCCGACGACGGCGCTGCTTCCCCCCGAGGTCGACTCGATCACGAAGTACCTCGACGCCGGGGGGCGCGTCTTCGCCCTCAAGCGCGACCCGTCGAAGGAGACGGGGCTCGCGCCCCTTCTCGAGAAGTACGGCCTCAAGCAGAACAGCGATGTCGTCGTGGACCGGCTCTCGCGGGCGATCGTGGGCGACGAGACCGTGCCGATCGCCGCCGACTACGACGACCACCCGGTCACGAAGGAGCTGCGCGACAGCCGCGTGGTGAGCATCTTCCCGGTCGCCTCTTCGATCGAGAAGACGCAGCCCACCGAACCGGGGATCACCTCGCAGATCATCGCGAGGACCGGAGCCGACGCGTGGGGCGAGACGGGGGACCGGATCGAGTTCGACCCGAAGGTCGATCACCCGGGCCCCGCCGGCCTCGTCGCCGTCGCGTCCGGCAAGACCGCCGGGGCGGAGGCGAAGGATCCGAACGCCCCCGCCGATCCGAACGCCGCGCCGCCCGCGCCCCCCGGGAAGGAAAAGCGGCTCGTCGTCATCGGCGACAGCGACTTCGCGTCGAACACGTACCTGCACCTGTCCGCCAACAAGGACCTCTTCCTGAACTCGGTGGCGTGGCTGACCGAGGAGTCGGATCTGATCTCGATCCGCTCCAAGGAGAAGAGCCCCCAGCCGATCACGCTGACCGCGTCGCGCCAGAACCTCCTGTCCCTCATGACCTACGTCTCGCCGCTCCTCGTCGTGATCTGCGGGGTCGTGATCTGGCAGCGGAGGAAGAAGCTGTGA
- a CDS encoding ABC transporter permease subunit, whose translation MRTTFAIARRELYAYFVSPLAYVVIGFFLAVTGLFFDLFVRSYSQYTLQAGMNPYMAEQLNLHDALIRPLYSNFHVILLFIVPLVSMRLLAEEKKQGTAELLLTAPVKTSELVLGKFLGALSFLIVIMLLTVQYPLFLWISGSAPPLGSFLSAFGGACLLAGAFLSVGLFMSSLTENQIVAAVTCFVLLLVLWVIGFAGQMAGGKVETLFKAISLTENTEEFSKGVVDTKNVVFFLSFIAFNLFLTQRAVESRRWR comes from the coding sequence GTGAGGACCACCTTCGCCATCGCGCGGCGCGAGCTGTACGCGTACTTCGTCTCACCGCTCGCCTACGTCGTCATCGGCTTCTTCCTCGCCGTGACCGGGCTCTTCTTCGATCTCTTCGTGCGCTCGTACTCGCAGTACACCCTCCAGGCGGGGATGAACCCCTACATGGCGGAGCAGCTCAACCTCCACGACGCGCTCATCCGGCCGCTGTACTCGAACTTCCACGTCATCCTCCTCTTCATCGTGCCGCTCGTGTCGATGCGGCTCCTCGCGGAGGAGAAGAAGCAGGGGACCGCGGAGCTCCTCCTCACCGCGCCCGTGAAGACGTCGGAGCTGGTGCTCGGGAAGTTCCTCGGGGCGCTGTCGTTCCTGATCGTCATCATGCTCCTGACGGTCCAGTACCCGCTCTTCCTCTGGATCTCGGGCTCGGCTCCGCCGCTGGGGTCGTTCCTGTCGGCGTTCGGGGGCGCATGCCTTCTCGCCGGGGCGTTCCTCTCGGTCGGGCTCTTCATGTCGTCGCTCACCGAGAACCAGATCGTCGCGGCGGTGACCTGCTTCGTCCTTCTCCTCGTGCTCTGGGTGATCGGCTTCGCCGGGCAGATGGCGGGAGGGAAGGTGGAGACCCTGTTCAAGGCGATCTCGCTCACGGAGAACACGGAGGAGTTCTCCAAGGGGGTCGTCGACACGAAGAACGTCGTCTTCTTCCTCTCCTTCATCGCATTCAACCTGTTCCTGACGCAGCGGGCCGTCGAATCCCGCAGGTGGAGGTAG
- a CDS encoding ATP-binding cassette domain-containing protein translates to MIEVHGLTKSFGGRPAIRKVTFNVGKGEILGFLGPNGAGKTTTMRILTCYMPPDEGSATIGGFDVFESPMEVKRRIGYLPENPPVYPEMSVRAYLEFVARIRKVPSSQVRQKVSGAIERCGLAHVASRVIGNLSKGFRQRVGLAQAILHDPPVLILDEPTVGLDPEQIIEIRNLIKSLGGERTIILSTHILPEVTVTCSRVAIISYGEIVQEGSLEGLAGAGSGAERLRVRVARDGETVSAALRQIEGVASVAPLGDPGGYLVEARAGDAVREEIARATVRGGWGLVEMTQVTRTLEEIYLEATRRIAPAAERGEPSNGRPAAPVGTPGETLAAAQGGAL, encoded by the coding sequence GTGATTGAAGTGCATGGATTGACCAAGTCGTTCGGCGGGCGGCCCGCCATCAGGAAGGTCACTTTCAACGTCGGGAAGGGAGAGATCCTCGGCTTCCTCGGGCCCAACGGCGCGGGCAAGACCACCACGATGCGCATCCTGACGTGCTACATGCCTCCCGACGAGGGGTCGGCGACGATCGGCGGATTCGATGTCTTTGAGAGCCCGATGGAGGTGAAGCGGCGCATCGGCTACCTTCCCGAGAACCCCCCGGTGTATCCCGAGATGTCCGTCAGGGCCTACCTCGAGTTCGTCGCGAGGATTCGAAAGGTCCCCTCGTCGCAGGTCCGGCAGAAAGTCTCGGGCGCGATCGAGCGGTGCGGCCTCGCCCACGTCGCCTCACGCGTGATCGGAAACCTGTCGAAAGGATTCCGGCAGCGCGTCGGCCTCGCGCAGGCGATCCTCCACGATCCCCCGGTGCTGATCCTCGACGAGCCGACGGTCGGCCTCGACCCGGAGCAGATCATCGAGATCCGGAACCTCATCAAGTCGCTCGGCGGCGAGCGGACCATCATCCTCTCGACGCACATCCTCCCGGAGGTCACGGTCACCTGCTCGCGCGTCGCCATCATCTCTTACGGTGAGATCGTGCAGGAGGGGAGCCTCGAGGGGCTCGCCGGGGCGGGGTCCGGGGCCGAGAGGCTCCGCGTCCGCGTCGCGCGCGACGGCGAGACTGTGTCGGCGGCGCTCCGCCAGATCGAGGGGGTCGCGTCGGTGGCGCCTCTCGGCGACCCGGGCGGCTACCTCGTCGAGGCGCGGGCCGGCGACGCGGTGCGCGAGGAGATCGCGCGCGCGACGGTCCGCGGCGGCTGGGGGCTGGTCGAGATGACGCAGGTGACGCGGACGCTCGAGGAGATCTACCTCGAGGCGACGCGGCGGATCGCGCCGGCCGCGGAGAGAGGCGAGCCCTCGAACGGGCGACCGGCCGCGCCGGTCGGGACACCCGGGGAGACGCTGGCGGCGGCTCAGGGAGGTGCCCTGTGA
- a CDS encoding DUF721 domain-containing protein encodes MRRLAIVGAWSRAVGPTLGAVSRPSKLARGCLIVDVGSAVWLRELEHLRAVILSRLNEWLAPESIDALAFSLRPGLHRSPPTARVAGASIDSVVDPRPVRART; translated from the coding sequence ATGCGCCGATTGGCGATCGTCGGCGCGTGGTCCCGGGCCGTCGGCCCGACGCTCGGGGCGGTTTCGCGCCCGTCGAAGCTCGCGCGCGGGTGCCTGATCGTCGACGTGGGCAGCGCCGTCTGGCTCCGCGAGCTCGAGCACCTCCGCGCCGTCATCTTGAGTCGCCTCAACGAGTGGCTCGCCCCCGAGTCGATCGACGCCCTCGCCTTCTCCCTGCGCCCGGGGCTCCATCGGTCGCCGCCGACGGCCCGCGTCGCCGGCGCCTCGATCGACAGCGTCGTCGATCCCCGACCCGTGCGCGCACGCACCTGA
- a CDS encoding CPBP family intramembrane metalloprotease — MTPPPATPSARSILSLGIFILVVAGAAARYLFERSISPGEIAAPYTAFILLLIPYVGCGYPEIGAMYRKLGLAGPVGAALLLATVTLPPIVALVSIRGISASWMAAVGLILYGAALAGFLRWADRVGPPPNAVDVLAVLCAWLPVELGFLHGLWSHGPADPSYLIGKTLSLSVLLMGYVAIRPLEGLGYRWRFRFEDFGAAIVALSAFLIVAIPIGIATGFVVWEPKGVSWTGIVFRGMAIGLFIALPEEILFRGVIFNLLQKWTMGRYGPYPALVASSVIFGLSHLNNFPYGDMRYVVLATYAGFCYAWCYLKTGNLMGGILTHMGVDLIHRLYLVTPPQ; from the coding sequence TTGACGCCGCCGCCGGCCACGCCGAGCGCGCGGTCCATCCTCTCTCTCGGGATCTTCATCCTCGTCGTCGCCGGAGCGGCGGCGCGGTACCTCTTCGAGAGGTCGATCTCCCCGGGGGAGATCGCGGCCCCCTACACCGCGTTCATCCTCCTCCTCATCCCCTACGTGGGGTGCGGCTACCCCGAGATCGGCGCGATGTACCGGAAGCTCGGGCTCGCCGGGCCCGTGGGGGCGGCGCTCCTCCTCGCCACGGTCACCCTCCCTCCCATCGTCGCGCTCGTCTCCATCCGCGGCATCTCCGCGTCGTGGATGGCCGCCGTCGGGCTCATCCTCTACGGCGCGGCGCTCGCCGGATTCCTGAGATGGGCGGATCGCGTCGGCCCGCCCCCGAACGCGGTCGACGTCCTCGCGGTCCTCTGCGCGTGGCTTCCGGTCGAGCTCGGGTTCCTCCACGGCCTCTGGTCGCACGGCCCGGCGGATCCTTCCTATCTGATCGGCAAGACCCTCTCCCTCTCGGTGCTCCTGATGGGTTACGTCGCCATCCGGCCGCTCGAGGGGCTCGGATATCGGTGGAGGTTCCGCTTCGAGGACTTCGGGGCGGCGATCGTTGCGCTGTCGGCGTTCCTGATCGTCGCGATACCCATCGGCATCGCCACCGGTTTCGTCGTGTGGGAGCCGAAGGGGGTGTCGTGGACCGGGATCGTCTTTCGCGGGATGGCGATCGGGCTCTTCATCGCCCTCCCCGAGGAGATCCTCTTCCGCGGCGTGATCTTCAACCTCCTCCAGAAGTGGACGATGGGGCGCTACGGCCCGTACCCGGCCCTCGTCGCCTCATCGGTCATCTTCGGCCTGTCGCACCTGAACAACTTTCCGTACGGCGACATGCGCTACGTCGTCCTCGCCACGTACGCCGGCTTCTGCTACGCCTGGTGCTACCTCAAGACCGGCAACCTCATGGGCGGCATCCTCACCCACATGGGCGTCGATCTGATCCACCGGCTGTACCTGGTGACTCCCCCCCAATAG